A stretch of the Thiomicrospira pelophila DSM 1534 genome encodes the following:
- a CDS encoding F0F1 ATP synthase subunit epsilon, whose translation MAVSMQVDIVSAEGEIFSGKADMLFAQAANGEVGILPFHTQFLSQLRPGEVRVKSGDEEDAFFVNSGTIEVQPHVVTILADTCVRSKDLDEAQALEAKQRAEEAMDNAKTDVDIARAQIDLAEAVAQIQTITKLRDRLEKTGMA comes from the coding sequence ATGGCAGTCTCTATGCAAGTAGATATAGTAAGTGCGGAAGGTGAGATTTTCTCTGGAAAAGCCGACATGCTTTTCGCACAGGCTGCCAATGGAGAGGTAGGTATTTTGCCTTTCCATACCCAGTTTTTAAGTCAGTTAAGACCTGGCGAAGTACGTGTGAAAAGTGGTGATGAAGAAGATGCTTTTTTCGTCAACAGTGGCACAATCGAAGTTCAGCCGCATGTGGTGACCATTTTGGCCGACACATGTGTGCGTTCTAAAGACTTAGATGAAGCTCAAGCACTTGAAGCAAAACAGCGTGCTGAAGAAGCAATGGATAACGCAAAAACTGATGTCGATATAGCGCGTGCGCAAATCGACTTGGCGGAAGCGGTAGCCCAAATTCAGACAATTACGAAACTACGTGATCGTTTGGAAAAAACTGGGATGGCTTAA
- the atpD gene encoding F0F1 ATP synthase subunit beta: MMSGKIVQIIGPVIDVEFSGAELPKVHDALIVDDVALTLEVQQQVGDGVVRAIAMGSSDGLKRGMQVTNTGAAISVPVGKATLGRIFDVLGNTIDNAGPVDTEERAVIHRKAPKFEELAASQELLETGVKVIDLICPFAKGGKVGLFGGAGVGKTVNMMELIRNIAMEHSGFSVFAGVGERTREGNDFYHEMAESGVLDKVALVYGQMNEPPGNRLRVALTGLTMAEYFRDEGRDVLFFVDNIYRYTLAGTEVSALLGRMPSAVGYQPTLAQEMGEVQERITSTKTGSITSIQAVYVPADDLTDPSPATTFAHLDATVVLNRSIAETGIYPAIDPLDSTSRQLDPLVVGVEHYQVANGVQQTLQRYKELKDIIAILGMDELSEEDRSLVARARKMQRFFSQPYFVAKVFTGEDGRYVPLAETIRGFKMILSGEMDDVPEQAFMYCGAIDEVIEKAQKYKG; the protein is encoded by the coding sequence ATCATGAGTGGAAAAATAGTACAAATTATCGGCCCGGTTATCGACGTCGAGTTTAGTGGTGCTGAGTTACCTAAAGTTCATGATGCGTTGATCGTAGATGACGTTGCGCTTACTCTAGAAGTACAGCAGCAAGTTGGTGATGGAGTTGTTCGTGCCATCGCAATGGGTTCATCAGATGGTTTAAAGCGTGGTATGCAAGTAACTAATACTGGTGCAGCGATTTCTGTACCAGTTGGTAAAGCCACACTTGGACGTATCTTCGACGTATTAGGGAATACAATTGACAACGCGGGTCCAGTTGATACTGAAGAACGCGCTGTTATTCACCGTAAAGCGCCTAAGTTTGAAGAATTAGCCGCATCTCAAGAACTTCTTGAAACCGGTGTTAAGGTTATCGACTTAATTTGCCCCTTCGCGAAAGGTGGTAAAGTTGGTCTATTCGGTGGTGCCGGTGTTGGTAAAACCGTAAACATGATGGAGTTAATTCGTAACATCGCGATGGAACACTCAGGCTTCTCAGTATTTGCTGGTGTAGGTGAGCGTACTCGTGAAGGTAATGACTTCTATCACGAAATGGCTGAATCTGGTGTATTAGACAAGGTTGCTCTTGTTTATGGTCAGATGAACGAGCCACCCGGAAACCGTCTACGTGTAGCCCTAACAGGTCTTACAATGGCGGAATACTTCCGTGATGAAGGTCGTGACGTATTGTTCTTCGTTGATAACATTTACCGTTATACCCTTGCGGGTACCGAGGTATCGGCTCTATTAGGTCGTATGCCTTCTGCGGTAGGTTATCAGCCAACCTTGGCCCAAGAAATGGGTGAAGTTCAAGAGCGTATTACCTCTACTAAAACCGGTTCTATCACGTCTATCCAGGCCGTTTACGTTCCTGCGGATGACTTGACTGACCCATCACCAGCTACAACCTTTGCTCACTTAGACGCAACTGTTGTATTGAACCGTTCGATCGCTGAAACAGGTATTTACCCTGCCATCGATCCGCTTGATTCAACTTCTCGTCAGCTAGATCCTCTAGTTGTTGGTGTTGAGCACTATCAAGTTGCTAACGGTGTACAGCAGACGTTACAGCGTTACAAAGAGTTGAAAGATATTATTGCTATCCTAGGTATGGATGAGCTTTCAGAAGAAGACCGTTCTTTAGTAGCACGTGCTCGTAAGATGCAGCGTTTCTTCTCTCAGCCTTACTTCGTTGCGAAAGTGTTTACAGGTGAAGATGGCCGTTATGTACCATTAGCTGAAACTATCCGTGGTTTCAAAATGATTCTTAGCGGTGAAATGGATGATGTTCCTGAGCAAGCATTCATGTACTGTGGCGCGATCGATGAAGTTATCGAGAAAGCACAGAAATATAAGGGGTAA
- the atpG gene encoding F0F1 ATP synthase subunit gamma: MAGGSKEIRSQIASVKNTQKITKAMEMVAASKMRKAQARMTATRPYVEKVKRVIDHVSGAHHEYKHPYTIERPVKRVGLIVISSDRGLCGGLNTNLFRKTLKKLNAWQSENVEVELAVIGKKAQTFFKHYGGNVVASKSDIGDKPHIIDLVGTIKVMLDHFDQGKVDAVYVASNQFESAMTQVPTIEQLIPLQSSEADKEAKYWDYLYEPDAKEALDTLMVRFVESTVFGAVVENVACEQSARMVAMKSASDNAGNMIKDLKLSYNKARQAAITQELSEIVAGASAV, translated from the coding sequence ATGGCAGGCGGTAGTAAAGAAATACGTTCGCAAATAGCGTCCGTTAAAAATACCCAAAAGATCACCAAGGCCATGGAAATGGTGGCGGCGTCGAAAATGCGTAAAGCGCAAGCACGCATGACGGCGACCCGTCCCTATGTAGAGAAGGTGAAGCGTGTAATTGATCATGTTTCTGGTGCGCATCATGAGTATAAGCATCCTTATACGATTGAACGTCCAGTTAAACGTGTTGGTTTAATCGTGATTTCATCTGATCGTGGTTTATGTGGTGGTTTAAATACCAACCTTTTCCGTAAAACCTTGAAAAAGCTAAATGCTTGGCAGAGTGAAAATGTAGAGGTTGAGCTGGCTGTAATTGGCAAGAAAGCGCAAACTTTCTTTAAACATTATGGCGGAAATGTAGTCGCGTCAAAATCCGATATCGGTGATAAACCGCATATTATTGATTTAGTTGGCACGATTAAGGTTATGTTGGATCATTTTGATCAAGGCAAAGTGGATGCTGTTTATGTTGCCTCGAACCAATTTGAATCGGCTATGACTCAAGTGCCTACTATTGAACAACTTATTCCTTTGCAGTCATCGGAAGCGGATAAGGAAGCGAAATATTGGGATTATCTCTATGAACCTGATGCAAAAGAAGCATTAGATACCTTAATGGTACGTTTCGTAGAGAGCACCGTATTTGGTGCCGTCGTGGAAAACGTAGCTTGTGAACAATCTGCGCGTATGGTTGCAATGAAAAGTGCTTCTGATAACGCAGGTAATATGATTAAAGATCTTAAATTATCATATAACAAAGCGCGTCAAGCAGCGATTACCCAAGAGCTATCGGAAATTGTCGCAGGTGCTTCTGCGGTTTAG
- the atpA gene encoding F0F1 ATP synthase subunit alpha has translation MQLNPSEISDLIKDRIAGFKVTAESGSEGTVVSIADGIALIHGVSDVMYGEMVQFDEQTFGMALNLERDSVGVVVLGEYEHISEGDKVTCTGRILEVPVGPEMLGRVVDALGRPIDGKGPINTKATSPIERIAPGVIDRKSVDQPMMTGIKSIDSMIPVGRGQRELIIGDRQVGKTAIAIDAVISQKDTGIKCVYVAMGQKASTVNNIVRKLEEYGAMDNTIVVAANASDPAALQFLAAYAGCSMGEYFRDRGEDALIIYDDLTKQAQAYRQISLLLRRPPGREAFPGDVFYLHSRLLERAARVSEDYVEKFTNGEVKGKTGSLTALPIIETQAGDVSAFVPTNVISITDGQIFLETGLFAQGIRPAINAGLSVSRVGGSAQTKAIKKLGGGIRLDLAQYRELAAFAQFASDLDSATKAQLERGKRVTELMKQKQYSPLTIAEMATSLYAANEGYLDDVEVDKIGDFEAALHAYINSSHSDLVAKLNEKGDWNDEIISGVKAAIESFKSTGVY, from the coding sequence ATGCAATTGAATCCCTCTGAAATCAGTGACTTAATCAAAGACCGCATCGCCGGTTTTAAAGTGACTGCAGAGTCTGGCAGTGAAGGCACAGTCGTTAGTATCGCTGACGGTATTGCGCTAATTCACGGCGTGTCAGATGTGATGTATGGTGAGATGGTTCAGTTCGATGAACAAACCTTTGGTATGGCGCTTAACCTTGAGCGCGATTCTGTTGGTGTGGTTGTTCTAGGTGAATATGAGCATATCTCGGAAGGTGACAAAGTAACTTGTACTGGTCGTATTTTAGAAGTACCGGTTGGTCCAGAAATGCTAGGTCGTGTTGTAGACGCATTAGGCCGTCCAATCGACGGTAAAGGCCCAATCAATACGAAAGCAACATCACCAATTGAGCGTATTGCTCCTGGTGTTATCGATCGTAAATCAGTTGATCAGCCTATGATGACTGGTATCAAGTCTATTGACTCTATGATCCCAGTTGGTCGTGGTCAGCGTGAGTTGATCATCGGTGACCGTCAGGTCGGTAAAACAGCGATCGCTATTGATGCGGTAATCAGCCAAAAAGACACTGGTATTAAATGTGTATACGTAGCAATGGGCCAGAAGGCTTCTACGGTAAACAACATCGTACGCAAGTTAGAAGAGTATGGCGCAATGGACAACACGATTGTTGTTGCAGCTAATGCTTCTGATCCAGCGGCCCTACAATTCCTAGCGGCTTACGCAGGTTGTTCTATGGGTGAGTACTTCCGTGACCGTGGTGAAGATGCGTTGATCATTTATGATGACTTGACCAAGCAAGCGCAAGCTTACCGTCAGATCTCATTATTGCTACGTCGTCCACCTGGACGTGAAGCTTTCCCTGGTGACGTATTCTATCTACACTCTCGTCTTCTTGAGCGTGCCGCTCGTGTAAGCGAAGATTATGTAGAGAAGTTCACGAACGGTGAAGTTAAAGGTAAAACCGGTTCATTAACGGCCTTACCAATTATCGAAACCCAAGCGGGTGACGTTTCTGCATTCGTTCCGACTAACGTAATTTCGATTACAGATGGTCAGATCTTCTTAGAAACTGGTTTATTTGCTCAAGGTATCCGTCCTGCAATTAACGCTGGTTTGTCTGTATCACGTGTTGGTGGTTCAGCTCAGACTAAAGCGATTAAGAAGCTTGGTGGTGGTATCCGTCTTGACTTGGCTCAGTATCGTGAATTGGCGGCTTTCGCACAGTTTGCATCTGACCTTGACTCGGCAACTAAAGCTCAGTTAGAGCGTGGTAAGCGTGTAACCGAGTTGATGAAGCAAAAGCAATACTCTCCTTTGACTATTGCTGAAATGGCGACGTCTCTATACGCGGCTAACGAAGGCTACTTAGACGACGTTGAAGTCGATAAAATCGGTGATTTTGAAGCCGCTCTACACGCCTATATCAATTCTTCTCACTCAGATTTAGTTGCAAAACTAAATGAAAAAGGTGATTGGAATGATGAGATTATTTCTGGCGTAAAAGCAGCGATTGAGTCTTTCAAATCAACCGGCGTTTACTAA
- a CDS encoding F0F1 ATP synthase subunit delta: protein MAELITTARPYAEAAFSFATENKQLAEWSDALNNLAVIAQDAQMEKFIGSPRHSDAEKLSVFESVMGSKLSDSVKNLLVALADNGRLNALPEVAKLFDQLKATAEKRIKATITSARKPTAEQQRKLSAALNTKFDAEVDIDYVVDDSLISGIRIKVGDWVVDNSAVTQLQKLGAAIAY, encoded by the coding sequence ATGGCAGAATTAATCACAACCGCTCGACCTTATGCAGAAGCAGCTTTTAGTTTTGCTACTGAAAATAAGCAATTAGCTGAATGGTCTGATGCATTGAACAACTTGGCCGTTATTGCTCAAGATGCTCAAATGGAAAAGTTTATTGGTAGCCCGCGCCATTCAGACGCTGAAAAACTCAGCGTTTTTGAATCGGTTATGGGTTCAAAACTATCAGACTCAGTTAAAAACCTATTAGTCGCTCTTGCTGATAATGGGCGTTTAAATGCGTTACCTGAGGTTGCAAAATTGTTTGATCAATTAAAAGCAACAGCAGAGAAGCGTATTAAAGCGACAATAACGTCAGCAAGAAAGCCTACGGCTGAGCAACAACGTAAATTAAGTGCTGCTTTAAACACCAAGTTTGATGCCGAAGTAGATATTGACTATGTCGTCGATGATTCTTTAATTTCCGGTATTCGTATTAAAGTGGGCGACTGGGTTGTAGACAACTCAGCGGTCACCCAATTACAAAAACTTGGCGCAGCAATAGCCTATTAA
- a CDS encoding F0F1 ATP synthase subunit B: protein MSINATLIIQMIAFVLLIWFVNKVLWGPMSKLMEDRQKRIADGLSAAEKGKHELEMAEKRAKDVLKDAKLQAQNVLSQAEKRGTEIVEDAKVKAAEEAERIKAAAQADIEQEISRAREHLRKEVATLVVSGAEKILSKEVDAKAHNEMLETLVKQI from the coding sequence GTGAGTATTAATGCAACCCTAATCATCCAGATGATCGCATTTGTGCTATTAATCTGGTTCGTGAATAAGGTGCTGTGGGGGCCAATGTCTAAGCTAATGGAAGACCGTCAAAAGCGTATTGCTGATGGTCTTTCTGCAGCCGAAAAAGGCAAGCATGAACTTGAAATGGCTGAAAAACGTGCGAAAGACGTTTTAAAAGATGCCAAACTTCAAGCTCAGAATGTGTTGAGCCAAGCTGAAAAACGTGGCACTGAAATCGTAGAAGATGCGAAAGTAAAAGCAGCGGAAGAGGCTGAACGCATTAAAGCGGCCGCCCAAGCAGATATTGAGCAAGAAATTAGCCGTGCTAGAGAGCACCTTCGTAAAGAAGTCGCCACTTTGGTTGTCTCAGGCGCTGAAAAGATCCTGAGCAAAGAAGTCGATGCTAAGGCTCATAATGAGATGCTTGAAACCTTAGTAAAACAAATCTAA
- the atpE gene encoding F0F1 ATP synthase subunit C yields the protein MEVTATMIADIYAATAIGVGVILAAAGLGSAIGWGLICSKTLEGIARQPEMRPALMTNMFIFAGLMESFPFIILAFAMWFLFANPFVGALQAALGA from the coding sequence ATGGAAGTAACTGCTACTATGATTGCTGATATTTACGCTGCAACTGCGATTGGTGTAGGTGTAATTTTGGCAGCTGCAGGTCTTGGTTCTGCAATTGGTTGGGGTCTTATCTGTTCTAAAACTTTAGAAGGGATTGCTCGTCAACCAGAAATGCGTCCAGCATTAATGACAAACATGTTCATCTTCGCTGGTCTTATGGAATCATTCCCATTCATTATTTTGGCATTCGCAATGTGGTTCTTGTTCGCTAACCCATTCGTAGGTGCATTGCAAGCAGCATTGGGCGCTTAA
- the atpB gene encoding F0F1 ATP synthase subunit A, with amino-acid sequence MSAEKMGTVEYIQHHLTNNSVGSGFWTFHLDTIIVSALLGMLIIGVAMVVGRQLETGVPGGFQNFIESILDFVSTNVKDAFPGHNPVIAPLALTVFLWVWLMNFMDLIPVDLFPYLFQLIVGDSHAYLKIVPTTDLNTTLAMALVIFALVVYYSIKVKGFGGYIKMFLFHPFGKFLVPVNIVMTIIEEIAKPISLALRLFGNMFAGELVFLLIALIGGTLAVGAAALFWAPLQAILDLGWAIFHILIITLQAFIFMVLTIVYLAMAHDEGH; translated from the coding sequence TTGAGTGCGGAAAAAATGGGTACTGTTGAATATATTCAACATCACTTGACAAACAACTCGGTCGGTAGTGGTTTCTGGACATTCCATCTAGATACTATTATTGTGAGTGCGTTATTAGGTATGCTAATTATTGGCGTGGCAATGGTTGTTGGCCGTCAGTTGGAAACTGGTGTCCCAGGTGGTTTTCAAAACTTTATCGAATCGATTTTAGATTTCGTATCTACTAACGTTAAAGATGCCTTCCCAGGTCACAATCCTGTCATTGCGCCTTTGGCTTTAACTGTATTCTTATGGGTATGGTTGATGAACTTTATGGATTTGATTCCGGTTGATTTATTCCCTTATTTATTTCAGTTAATAGTAGGTGATTCTCACGCTTACTTGAAAATCGTACCAACCACTGATTTGAATACAACTTTGGCAATGGCCTTAGTTATTTTTGCTTTAGTTGTATATTACAGCATCAAAGTAAAAGGCTTTGGTGGGTACATCAAAATGTTCCTATTCCACCCTTTCGGTAAATTTTTAGTACCTGTTAACATCGTGATGACTATCATCGAAGAGATCGCTAAGCCTATCTCTTTAGCCTTGCGTCTATTCGGTAACATGTTTGCAGGTGAACTTGTATTCCTACTAATCGCATTGATTGGTGGAACCTTAGCAGTGGGTGCCGCTGCTCTATTCTGGGCACCTTTACAAGCCATATTGGATCTTGGTTGGGCGATCTTCCATATTTTGATCATCACCCTGCAAGCCTTTATCTTTATGGTGCTCACGATTGTTTACTTAGCCATGGCGCATGACGAAGGCCATTAA
- a CDS encoding ATP synthase subunit I, whose amino-acid sequence MQTNILRPFVIQGFIGVIALSVFAYYGHPLSSLYGVIIGLANVAMLAFTFERANKKAALDPKGGILVLYMSAVIRFVLLAVLFVIGLALLKLEPMPMVVTFVLMTIGQMFNLQGKRRLTD is encoded by the coding sequence ATGCAAACTAATATCCTACGGCCTTTCGTGATACAAGGATTCATTGGCGTGATCGCATTGAGCGTGTTTGCCTATTATGGGCATCCGCTCTCATCTTTGTATGGCGTAATAATTGGTTTGGCTAACGTGGCAATGCTTGCATTCACGTTTGAACGTGCCAACAAAAAAGCCGCCCTAGATCCAAAGGGCGGCATACTAGTTTTATATATGAGTGCAGTTATACGCTTCGTGCTATTGGCTGTGTTATTTGTTATTGGGCTGGCGCTCTTGAAATTAGAACCAATGCCAATGGTCGTTACTTTTGTGTTAATGACTATTGGGCAGATGTTTAATCTTCAGGGTAAGCGTCGTTTGACTGACTAA
- a CDS encoding AtpZ/AtpI family protein, producing the protein MASWQPIKLGLIMQQDDNKSKPKVGMNFLHIGSGQMFTSMVIAGFIVGYGIDYLLDTTPFFMIACGVLGLIGGSQKVHRLLQHMDKTQNKQNKEQIKDVDAN; encoded by the coding sequence ATGGCAAGCTGGCAACCCATAAAGTTAGGTTTAATAATGCAACAAGACGACAATAAAAGTAAACCCAAAGTCGGCATGAATTTTTTGCATATAGGCTCGGGGCAAATGTTCACCTCCATGGTGATCGCGGGTTTTATTGTGGGTTATGGCATTGATTACCTATTAGATACCACGCCTTTTTTTATGATTGCGTGTGGTGTATTGGGTTTGATCGGTGGTAGTCAGAAAGTGCACCGTTTATTACAGCATATGGACAAAACGCAAAACAAACAAAATAAAGAACAAATCAAGGACGTAGATGCAAACTAA
- a CDS encoding ParB/RepB/Spo0J family partition protein, producing MAKKRHSGLGKRGVNVLISSKQKSDAHVNEWRVEKLPIDQVVSGQYQPRQHFDEQALQELADSIKAQGLVQPIIVKWLDNQSYELIAGERRWRAAKMAGLETLPAIVREVDDKQTLAMALIENIQREDLNPLEEARSLQRLMQEFDLTQQEVAEAVGRSRTAVTNLLRLLKLPELIQEWLNEDSLSMGHVRALLSLNESEQVKLAQKAIDQAWSVRQMEQAVQVKLSSATSQAKKSMPVDPNIEALQNRLAEKLGAKVMINHGTKGRGKLEIRYSNLDELDQILQRIEH from the coding sequence GTGGCAAAAAAACGACATTCTGGACTAGGTAAACGCGGTGTTAATGTTCTGATTAGCAGTAAGCAAAAATCTGACGCGCATGTAAATGAATGGCGGGTTGAAAAGTTACCGATTGACCAAGTTGTATCAGGTCAATATCAACCGCGCCAACACTTTGATGAGCAAGCGTTGCAGGAATTAGCGGATTCGATTAAAGCGCAAGGATTAGTGCAGCCAATTATTGTGAAATGGTTGGATAATCAAAGCTACGAACTGATTGCCGGTGAGCGCCGCTGGCGTGCGGCCAAAATGGCCGGTTTAGAAACGTTGCCAGCGATTGTGCGCGAAGTCGATGACAAACAAACCTTGGCCATGGCGTTAATCGAAAATATTCAGCGAGAAGATCTTAACCCGCTTGAAGAAGCACGTTCGTTACAACGCTTAATGCAAGAGTTTGATTTAACCCAGCAAGAAGTCGCTGAAGCCGTTGGGCGATCTAGAACAGCGGTGACTAATTTATTGCGATTATTAAAGTTACCTGAGTTAATTCAAGAATGGTTGAATGAAGATAGTTTAAGCATGGGGCATGTGCGTGCTTTATTAAGCTTAAATGAAAGCGAACAAGTGAAACTGGCTCAAAAAGCAATCGACCAGGCCTGGTCGGTACGTCAAATGGAACAAGCCGTTCAGGTGAAGCTGTCATCTGCAACTTCCCAAGCTAAAAAATCTATGCCAGTTGACCCCAATATTGAGGCTTTACAAAACCGATTGGCGGAGAAGTTGGGAGCTAAGGTGATGATTAATCATGGTACGAAAGGCCGCGGTAAACTCGAAATACGTTATTCAAACTTAGATGAACTAGATCAGATTTTGCAGCGAATTGAACATTAA
- a CDS encoding ParA family protein, translating into MGRVMAIANQKGGVGKTTSSVNLAACLARLGKNVLLIDLDPQGNTTVGLGIDKDQVAQSAYDLLMDEAPAQDVVIRAEQAGVDLIAANGDLTAAEVQLLEDDEGSKSLRHALQSIRQDYDFVIIDCPPTLNMLTLNALVASDGVLVPVQCEYFALEGLSALMDTLQTVQKELNPDLHIDGLLRTMHDRRNNLANDVSNELVAHFGMKVLQTIIPRNIRLAEAPSHGESILDYDPASAGAVAYLALANELIRKTRI; encoded by the coding sequence ATGGGTAGAGTGATGGCGATCGCTAATCAAAAAGGGGGCGTGGGTAAAACCACCAGCAGTGTCAATCTAGCCGCCTGTTTAGCCCGTTTAGGTAAAAACGTATTGTTGATTGATTTAGATCCGCAGGGTAATACCACGGTGGGCTTGGGCATCGATAAAGATCAGGTTGCCCAATCAGCTTATGACCTATTAATGGATGAAGCTCCGGCGCAGGACGTGGTGATCAGAGCCGAGCAAGCAGGGGTTGATTTAATTGCCGCTAACGGTGACTTAACCGCCGCTGAAGTTCAGTTGCTAGAGGATGATGAGGGATCAAAAAGCCTCCGTCATGCCTTGCAAAGCATTCGCCAAGATTATGATTTTGTGATTATTGATTGCCCGCCAACTTTGAACATGCTGACATTAAATGCCCTAGTTGCATCCGATGGTGTTTTGGTGCCTGTGCAATGTGAATATTTTGCTCTAGAAGGCTTGTCGGCTTTGATGGACACCTTACAAACCGTGCAAAAAGAACTTAATCCCGATTTACACATTGATGGTTTATTACGCACCATGCATGACCGTCGAAATAATTTGGCAAACGATGTGTCTAACGAATTGGTCGCGCATTTTGGTATGAAAGTACTACAAACCATCATTCCGCGAAATATTCGTTTGGCCGAAGCGCCTAGTCATGGTGAATCGATTTTGGACTATGATCCTGCGTCGGCTGGAGCCGTGGCCTATTTGGCCTTGGCAAACGAATTGATCCGCAAGACGCGCATTTAA
- the rsmG gene encoding 16S rRNA (guanine(527)-N(7))-methyltransferase RsmG — protein sequence MSLEAELTAGASQMGVSLDHQACTQLLAYLTLLQKWNKVYNLSAIRDPQEMLVKHILDSLAVVPYIESAAPQTLIDVGTGGGLPGIPLAILFPQMSVSLLDSNQKKTRFLVQVKAQLGLDNVQVLHTRVEDHQDQYQAVISRAFTALDNFVNLTRTLLAVNGRWWAMKSQSLPEEMKSLPEWVEVKSVYELSVPGLVAERRLVEMQQRGDELNG from the coding sequence ATGAGCTTAGAGGCCGAGTTAACAGCAGGTGCTAGTCAAATGGGCGTGAGCTTAGACCACCAGGCCTGCACGCAGTTATTGGCCTACTTAACCCTATTGCAAAAGTGGAATAAGGTCTATAACCTAAGTGCGATTCGTGATCCGCAAGAAATGCTGGTCAAGCATATTTTGGATAGCTTAGCGGTGGTACCTTATATAGAATCCGCCGCGCCACAAACCTTAATAGATGTCGGTACGGGTGGAGGATTGCCAGGTATTCCATTGGCAATTTTGTTCCCACAGATGTCGGTGAGTTTGTTGGATAGCAACCAGAAAAAAACACGCTTTTTGGTGCAGGTTAAAGCTCAGTTAGGGCTCGATAATGTGCAGGTTTTACATACTCGCGTCGAAGACCATCAAGACCAATATCAAGCGGTGATATCGCGTGCGTTCACAGCGTTAGATAATTTCGTGAATTTAACACGCACGTTATTGGCCGTTAATGGCCGCTGGTGGGCAATGAAGTCGCAAAGTTTGCCGGAAGAAATGAAATCCCTGCCTGAGTGGGTCGAGGTAAAGAGTGTCTATGAGCTGAGCGTACCAGGCCTAGTGGCTGAGCGTCGGTTAGTCGAAATGCAACAACGAGGAGATGAACTGAATGGGTAG